The following nucleotide sequence is from Gemmatimonadota bacterium.
ATACACATGCGTTTGCACCACCGCAAGGAGGACAGTTCGAGGTTCGAGGAGTTCGGGGACCCGAGAGAGGTGGAATCGCTGCGGCCTTCCCCGCGTAAGAGTCGGGTCGGCACTCGCAACTGCTCTTTCGGGGCCTGCTCAGGGTTCACTCGCGTTGCGGCCCGCAGATTTGCTGGCCCTCCTTACGAGAGCTGTTGTCCGGGTGGCTCGACAGCCTCCAGTTACCCAGAGACCGCCCACCCGTAGCTACGAGGTTGAACCGCTCATTGCCTCGGCAGGACTTTCACCTGCAAGAACGCGCCGCCTTTCACGGCGCACTCTAGCGTTGCGCTGCACCTGACGGGCAGGCCAGGCTCCCGGACCGCGCCTGGAGGTACGGAGATCGTGCTGCCGTGGGGGGCCTGGACGGGCCCGCAGGTGAGCTTGGGGGCGTTAGCCGGCGACGAGCATCGACTGATCTACTGTCCCGAGAGTGGTGTCACATCATGAAGTGTCACATCATGAAGCACTTGCCGTGGTCAACCGTCCGGACGAGATTCCTGGTTGTGGCGCGCAGGGCGCCTCCCGTCCGCGGGCAGGACCGAGTCCACCTGAGCATCGTCTGAAATCACGGCTGGATTCCATCGAACCTCCTTTGGCCCGACGCCAGCGGACCCCGGGCAGCTTCAAGGAGGCTTGTGATGCCTGTCCGTCGCCTGCCGGTGCGTCCGAATCTCGATCAGCTCAAGCACCAAGCCAAGGATCTCCTTCGTGGCATTCACGTCGGCGATCCCGCTGCGATCGCGGAGCTGAGGGAGCACCATCCCGACCCGATCGTTCCCGCGAGCGCGAAGCTGGCGGATGCGCAGCTCGTGCTGGCACGGAGCTACCAGACAACGAGCTGGACGCGCCTCGTGCAGGCGGCGCAGCTCGCCACCGCGATCTGGCGCGACGATCTCAACGCGGTGCGCGACCTCGTTACCGGGAATCCGAACCTGATCCGCGAGCAAGTCCTCATCCGCACCGACAGCAACTGGGGACCGCCCATGACGTATGCGGCGAACCTCGGGCGTGATCGTATCATCCAGCTCCTGCATCGTCTCGGCGCCACGGATCTCGAGTCGGCGGCCGGGCGGGCGGCGCTCCAGGGGAAGGTCAACACTGCGAGGATGCTGTACGAGATGGCGGGCAGACCGGCACTGCCCGACGGAGCGCTCGGCGGGCCGGCCTACACCTTGAGCGCCGAAGGCACGGCGCTTCTCCTTATGCTCGGCGCGCGCGTGCGAGACGAGGCGGGGAACCGTCTCGCGCCGGTGGACGTGGTGCTGCAGACGGACGGACGTAATCCGGGGGCCAAGCACGCGATCCTCGAGATGTACGTGCGTCACGGCCTCGAGCTCCCCGACACACCGACGATGGCGCTCCACCGCGGCCGCATCGATCTGCTCGAGGAGCACCTGCGGCGCGACCCGGGGCTGCTTAGTCGCACCTTCTCCCACCGCGAGATTTACCCGGCGGAGATGGGATGCGGAGATCCCCTCGATGCAACCGTGGGCACACCGCTTGGCGGCTCGACGCTCCTCCACATGTGCGTCGACTACGATGAGCTGGAGATCGCTCGCTGGTTGCTGGAGCAAGGGATGGACGTCAGCGTCCGCGCCGCCGTCGGGCGCGACGGCTTCGGGGGCCATACGGCGCTCTTCAACACGGTCGTCTCACAACCGAACTTCTGGATGAACTACAGGAAACGGGGGCCGTTTGTGGCGCCGTTCACGGAGTTGCTGCTGGAGCGCGGTGCGGCCCCGAACGTGCGCGCGTCCATCTGGAAGCGCCTCCACCCTGGACACGGTGACACGACCCGACACGATTACCGTGACGTCACAGCGATGTCGTGGGGGCGGCGGTTCCACGACCCGATCTTCGTGAGCGAGCCGGCCATGCGAATGATTGACGATGCTGGGGGAGTCGAGTAGCTCATCCAAGGGAGGCATCTCCAGCGCCCGCGGTCGGGACGAAGACCGGTGCGGCCGCAGGTGTCAGTGCCCCTCGTGCTCCGGCGCGCGGGCCGGTCCACCCGTGTGCATGGGTGCCGGCCGCAGGCTCAGGAAAAGGGTGAAGCCGCCGCGGGTACTGCCCCCGTAGAAGGGCTCCAATTCCTCGGGCACGAAGCTGAGTGAGCCGCTGGCGCCCATGGCGGGCAGCAGCCCGCCCACGCGCCCCGGCTGGAACGCGTACCCCGCCGTGAGCCGGCCCACCGTGAACACCTCCTCCTCCCTCTCCCCCAGCACCAAGTCGTGGCCCGTCTTCCCGACCAGCTCCGCGCGGCCGAAAGCGATGTGCCGCTCCCTCAGGTTCAGCACACCCTCGAGCAGCACGGCATCCGTACGTGGATCGCCTGCGCGGCGGGGTGATCGGGAGTCGGGGTTCGGCGCACCTTCGAGCATCAGGGCAGCCGTACGGTGCTCCTCCCCCTCCTCGATGTTGCGACCCCAGGCCAGCGTTGCGGCCCACAACCCGCCCCCGGCCAGCGGCGCGTGGTGGCTGGCGGAAGCGGTCAGCCGCGTCAGGTCCCGGCGCGGCTCCCCCCGGCCGCGGAACTCCGCCTCGGTCAGCCGCCCGCCCGATAGCTGGATCGACCAGCGCTCGCCGGGCAGCAGCCAGAGCCGGCCGGAATATGAGTCCAGCGCGGCAAAGTCGAAGTCATAGCGCTCCGCGTCCGGCTCCCGGCCATTGAAGACGGAGCCCTCGATCTTCCAGACGCGGCCGTATACGCCCGCCGTGAATACGCCAAAGCTGATATGGGTGGCATCCATCCAGTGGTGGCTGATGGGCGCAAGTAGGTTGGAAAGTGCCGAGATACGGTGCGGGAACGCCACCGGTCCGAGCGCCGGCTCCGCCACCGGCCCGCCGTACAGCTCGAAGGCGACGTCGCCCGAAAGCGCGCGCCCGTACCGCGCCGCCAGCTCCATGAACAGGTCGTGCGGGTGCTGTCGGTCATGTAGTGGCTGGCCAGCGCAGAACTCTCCCGTGGCCAGCAGGTTGGGGTACCCACATTTCCCTGCTGTGGCCGGCTCGACACTGAACATCCCATGGACCATGAGGTCTCCGCCGCCCACCGGCCGACGCGCCATGCCCATGACCCAGTTAGTGACGCCGAAGTCGCTGTCGCCGCGGCGGCCGGCCTCGTCCACGTACTGCAGGAACGCGCTGCCCATGAGCATCACGTCCCAGCGCCCGGCGCGGCCGTGCCGCATGTACATGGGCGAGGCGTCGGGCAGCCAGGAGGTGCCGGAGCCCTCGCGTGCCATGGTCAACCCGAGGGGCCGGGTCAGATCCCCGGCCTCCGCCGCGGCTCCCTCTCGCTCCGCGTGCTCACGCGCGGTGTCGCGCGCCGCCGGCCGGTGCGCCCCCGGGCGGTGCGGCTGCTGCGACGCCAGCGGCGGCGTGACGGCCGCAGCGGCCAGAAGCAGGATCATGGTCCTGGCGACGAGATTCATCCACCCCTCCGGAATTGTCTGACCCTTCTCCTGGGCGCTTCCACGCGCCCCCCGAACCGCGCGCCTTTCCGCCCCCAGCACAGCACGCTCTGCCTCACCCGGGGCAGTTCCTGGCTCCGCGGGCGGCGGCAAAAGAATGCACAGTATAGGCGGGCTTGCGGCCGGCGCCAGGCCGGCGGTAGCATGCAGCGGCAGCCGCGCACTACCCAGCGCGGCTCTCGCGCAGTGCCCGCCCGCCGCGCGCTCGATCCGACTACCTGCTGCTGAGCGGACGAAGGGGTCCTGACCATGGAGTACGCGCTCACGCTGGACGGAGTGCGGAAAAGCTTCGGCGAGGTCGTGGCCGTGGACGGCATCACACTTCGAGTGCCGCACGGCTGCATCTACGGTTTCCTGGGGCCGAACGGCGCCGGCAAGACCACGACCATCCGCATGATCATGAGCATCTTCTATCCCGATGCCGGCAGCATCACCGTGCTGGGCAGCCCGATGCCGGAGGCGGTAAAGGACCGGCTCGGCTACCTCCCGGAGGAGAAGGGGCTCTACAAGAAGATGAAGGTGCTCGAGCTGGTCGCCTATTTCGGCAAGCTGAAGGGGCTGGGCGCGGCTGCCGCCCGCGCGCGCGGCGCGGAGCTGCTCGAGCGCTTCGGACTGGGCGCATGGATGGACAGGAAGTGCGAAACGCTGTCCAAGGGCATGGGCCAGAAGGTGCAGATCCTGGCCACGCTGATCCACGATCCCGAGCTGCTGATCCTGGACGAGCCGTTCGGGGGGTTGGACCCCGTCAATACGGAGATGGTCCGCGACGTCATCCTCGAGCTGAAGCGGCAGGGACGCACGGTCATCTTCTCGACGCACGTGATGGAGCAGGCCGAGCAGATCTGCGACTACATCGTGCTGATCGACCGCGGGAAGAAGGTGCTGGATGGCGCGCTGGCCGAGGTCAAAGCCACGGGCGCGCAGGGACTCGTCCTGGATTACGACGGCGATGGCGCGCTGCTCCGCGAGCTGAAGGGGATCCGTCGCCTGAACGATGCGGGGAAGCGCGCGGAGTTGATTCTGGAGGATGGTGTGGACCCGCAGCAGATCCTGGAACGGCTGGTGGGGCGCATACGCATCCGACGCTTCGACATGCGCGAGCCCTCGCTGCACGAGATCTTCATCCACGCCGTGGGAGGCCGCTCCGATGAGTAAGATCTTCCTGGTCGCGGAGCGGGAGTTCCTCGAGAACGTGCGCACCAAGAGCTTCTGGCTCGGGATCCTGCTCTTCCCCCTGCTCATAGGACTCGCCATCGGCGGGCCGATTCTGCTCCAGCGCTTCAAGAGCGCCCGCAGCTACGCCGTGATGGACCGCTCGGGCTGGCTCGCCAACGTCATGGAAAGGGAAATCCTCGCCGCGGACCTCGCTCATGTGCTGCGCGCCGCGGCCGAAAAACATGACCAAGGCGACGCCGCGCTCGCCGAACTGCCCGACGTGCTCCAACCCCTCGCCGCCGTCGCGGCCCGCCTCGAGGAGGCTCAGCTCCCCCTGCTGGCCCGCAGCCTGGCCGACGCCGGCCGGCCGGCGCCCAGCGGCAGCGAGGCGGCCCTATCGCCCCCCGCGCCCCCCTCGAGCGGCCTGCCCCCCGACGCACTCGCTGCCACACGGGAACACGGCCGCGCAGTCGTCGACTGGTGGAGCGCTGCATCAGTAGCCGAAGCGCGCCAGCTCGCCCCCGGGGCCTCCCGGACCCGCTTCGTCCGCGTGGACGTCGACGCCCCGCCGGGACAACTGGAAGAAGAGCTGAATAGCCGGCTCCGCGACGGCGAGCTGTTTGCCTATTTCGTCATCGGGCCGGACCCGGTGGCCGGCAACGCCGGGTCCAAATACGTGTCGAAAAACCTGACCGATACCGGGCTCATGGAGTGGTTCGGCACGGTCGCCAGTGCACAGGTCCGCCTGCGCCGCCTCGAGCAAGAGGGGATCGATCCCAAGGTGGCGGGCTGGATTCAGCAGCCACTGGCGTTCGAGTCGCG
It contains:
- a CDS encoding ATP-binding cassette domain-containing protein — protein: MEYALTLDGVRKSFGEVVAVDGITLRVPHGCIYGFLGPNGAGKTTTIRMIMSIFYPDAGSITVLGSPMPEAVKDRLGYLPEEKGLYKKMKVLELVAYFGKLKGLGAAAARARGAELLERFGLGAWMDRKCETLSKGMGQKVQILATLIHDPELLILDEPFGGLDPVNTEMVRDVILELKRQGRTVIFSTHVMEQAEQICDYIVLIDRGKKVLDGALAEVKATGAQGLVLDYDGDGALLRELKGIRRLNDAGKRAELILEDGVDPQQILERLVGRIRIRRFDMREPSLHEIFIHAVGGRSDE
- a CDS encoding ABC transporter permease, giving the protein MSKIFLVAEREFLENVRTKSFWLGILLFPLLIGLAIGGPILLQRFKSARSYAVMDRSGWLANVMEREILAADLAHVLRAAAEKHDQGDAALAELPDVLQPLAAVAARLEEAQLPLLARSLADAGRPAPSGSEAALSPPAPPSSGLPPDALAATREHGRAVVDWWSAASVAEARQLAPGASRTRFVRVDVDAPPGQLEEELNSRLRDGELFAYFVIGPDPVAGNAGSKYVSKNLTDTGLMEWFGTVASAQVRLRRLEQEGIDPKVAGWIQQPLAFESRKLTAAGEEAGVETHDLLKQWAPVAFVYLLWLSVFMAAQMLLTNTIEEKSNRIMEVLLSAVSPIQLMAGKIAGIAATGLTMVASWVVTFFLAALYLPRLLDAPPKLEFTALLNEPVYIGSFLAYFLLGYVLFAAILVAIGSMCNTLKEAQNLMTPITLVLVLPLLAMMPIGQDPNGTLARVLSYIPPFTPFVMMNRAAGPPTAFEYLTTTMLLVASIFLALWAAAKIFRIGILLTGKPPRLREILRWIRAPVGQVVVPQEERVAVPR
- a CDS encoding ankyrin repeat domain-containing protein, yielding MPVRRLPVRPNLDQLKHQAKDLLRGIHVGDPAAIAELREHHPDPIVPASAKLADAQLVLARSYQTTSWTRLVQAAQLATAIWRDDLNAVRDLVTGNPNLIREQVLIRTDSNWGPPMTYAANLGRDRIIQLLHRLGATDLESAAGRAALQGKVNTARMLYEMAGRPALPDGALGGPAYTLSAEGTALLLMLGARVRDEAGNRLAPVDVVLQTDGRNPGAKHAILEMYVRHGLELPDTPTMALHRGRIDLLEEHLRRDPGLLSRTFSHREIYPAEMGCGDPLDATVGTPLGGSTLLHMCVDYDELEIARWLLEQGMDVSVRAAVGRDGFGGHTALFNTVVSQPNFWMNYRKRGPFVAPFTELLLERGAAPNVRASIWKRLHPGHGDTTRHDYRDVTAMSWGRRFHDPIFVSEPAMRMIDDAGGVE